GGGCCCAGCCAACAACGTGCTGAGCTGGGCCATCTCATTTGAGAAGCTGCTGGAGGATCCCTATGGAGTCCGCCAGTTTACGGTGAGACATGTTCAACACGCGTGCCGTTATTTTGAGTTCGGGAATCACTCAAAGATGTTTTCTCGCTACTTCTCAAGATTTGTGATATGTGTTGATACACAGTGTATGTGTCTTTTTCCGCAGTCTTTCTTGATGTCGGAGGTGAGTGCTGAGAACATTTTATTCTGGCAGGCTTGTGAAAAATTCAGGAAGATCTCAGCCAGCTCCGTGGTAGAGGTATGATGGCACTTTTTATCTCTTTACATGATGAAGCATGTTGCTTGTCATCTCTGATTCattatgttgttgtgtttttactctGCATAAGCTCCCTTTTCATAATTTTTATACTCCTCAACAGAAGTTTCCTGAAACTTATGTTTGTATATTCTGTGAATGTTGACAAACAGTGAGGGAAACGTGGTtcctatatttttttctgtgcagaagcaacattttttgttttgatattccCTTACTCTGTAAAACAACTTTTCAATATTTAGTTAACAAGccctttttaatataatatgGTTTGGTCTATTATATTCTACtattgaaacaggaagtggagaaatCGACAGGGTTGTTGATTGGGGTAATTCCAgtcaaaagtaaacaaaagtaGAGTTCATATTTAAGGAGCTTTCAGTCTGATGGAGCTGTTGTTTTCCCAGCTGAAGGCTGCAGCTCGATCCATCTACAACACCTACCTGTCGGACAACGCCCCCTACTCAGTCAACATAGATGACACGGCTAAGACAGAGGAAAAAGACCTGGAAGAGCCCTCACCTGATATGTTTAACAAGGCTCAAGCTCAGGTATGTTAGGAGTCTGTATTCCCATCAGGCTCAGGAATACAGTGATAAATTGTTTGTTGACTCAGCTTGACTGCTAGTACAACTATTCCTCCTTTTTGTTTCAGATATTTAAACTGATGAAAATGGATAGCTACAGGCGCTTTGTGCGCTCTCCTCTCTTCCAGAGCTGCACCTTGCCAGGCGTAGAAGGTAAATCTGTACCTCAGCTCTCTAAAGAGAAAGTCTGCACGGGATCGTGGGAGGACGTAGCAACCAGAAGCCCGTTGAGTGACAAGAAGGTAGAGGGAAAAGAGCAAATGGACGAAGGGGCAgggcaggaaaaaaacaacatgcgACTGACACTTGTCTTAATTTGCTACTAATGGCATTTCTTAATTCACTACCTTAAACAGAACAGGAAGTCAGACTCTAACAGCTTTTCAGTGGGTAGGAGTGCCTCtgaaaaacagcaacagaaaaGAGGATCTTGGGGAGGTAGTGGCAGATCTTGTGTTTCTATATTATATCTTTATGTGTATTGTGTGACTTCATCTTATATTCCTACCCTGGCTCTCTCTTGGTTCTTTATCTCCATCTTTCAAAATAGATACTACAAACATCCAGGGCTCAGTCTCCCGGAAAGAGGCCCAGTTGTCGGTCAAGTCAAGCAGCGGTGTGGAGCTAGGCTCCCTCTACTGGCAGATAGAGGTCAGTGCATTGGTCAATCGTTTGACAATATGCACACATTAATAACAAATTGTATTCTTCCAAGTGTCAGCTCTCCCGGTGTAGAGAAAACATCCGCCATAAAGTTCCCAGATATTGCTTTCAAGTGTATTTTCTCTCACATTTATACCTGTCTTCTCTATCTGTAATGTAGAATGGCAGATCAAGTCCCCGGTCTCTAGAGCAGGGTGCTGTGAGTCGGATAGGGGTGGAGGGGGGCTACTGCTGTGTCTACCTACCCGATGGCAGTGCCTCCCTGGCCCCCACACGTAACGGTCAACCCATCAAAGAAATGCTGGCAAGCCTGTGCGAGAAGAGAGGCTTCCCGCTGAAAGATGTCATCATCTACCTTCATGGCAAGGAC
The DNA window shown above is from Eleginops maclovinus isolate JMC-PN-2008 ecotype Puerto Natales chromosome 23, JC_Emac_rtc_rv5, whole genome shotgun sequence and carries:
- the LOC134859727 gene encoding regulator of G-protein signaling 14-like isoform X2, translating into MAKNCKSLGIPVGHMSQAVSDGELNMSTRGCGGSSSSLPGSPGGETGPANNVLSWAISFEKLLEDPYGVRQFTSFLMSEVSAENILFWQACEKFRKISASSVVELKAAARSIYNTYLSDNAPYSVNIDDTAKTEEKDLEEPSPDMFNKAQAQIFKLMKMDSYRRFVRSPLFQSCTLPGVEGKSVPQLSKEKVCTGSWEDVATRSPLSDKKNRKSDSNSFSVGRSASEKQQQKRGSWGDTTNIQGSVSRKEAQLSVKSSSGVELGSLYWQIENGRSSPRSLEQGAVSRIGVEGGYCCVYLPDGSASLAPTRNGQPIKEMLASLCEKRGFPLKDVIIYLHGKDKQPLSLEQDCSVLRDQQVSLELRVMFKLEIVSTGKTVGIMVKSSKTLQDALSAVLQKHRLKPQEALVTMVGSEEPLNMTGTVFRLANKTLRLDKIKGNQTIVSRGSSSAAAATQAGGLETRSLLQTDRAKPQSKASKNREMDGFLDMLTRAQGCRVDDQRGLLTKEQLEVPLFLKPEPDTKTEQPSTTSSSTDDPNKTSTSAGAGKETPKSAESEDKDLKETAV
- the LOC134859727 gene encoding regulator of G-protein signaling 14-like isoform X3, translating into MQIGKQFASKIIFIKPTVEGEVALQLRGIYRRFSHLAKDAALKQFKKYEHFYTTGIMAEKKSQAVSDGELNMSTRGCGGSSSSLPGSPGGETGPANNVLSWAISFEKLLEDPYGVRQFTSFLMSEVSAENILFWQACEKFRKISASSVVELKAAARSIYNTYLSDNAPYSVNIDDTAKTEEKDLEEPSPDMFNKAQAQIFKLMKMDSYRRFVRSPLFQSCTLPGVEGKSVPQLSKEKVCTGSWEDVATRSPLSDKKNRKSDSNSFSVGRSASEKQQQKRGSWGDTTNIQGSVSRKEAQLSVKSSSGVELGSLYWQIENGRSSPRSLEQGAVSRIGVEGGYCCVYLPDGSASLAPTRNGQPIKEMLASLCEKRGFPLKDVIIYLHGKDKQPLSLEQDCSVLRDQQVSLELRVMFKLEIVSTGKTVGIMVKSSKTLQDALSAVLQKHRLKPQEALVTMVGSEEPLNMTGTVFRLANKTLRLDKIKGFLDMLTRAQGCRVDDQRGLLTKEQLEVPLFLKPEPDTKTEQPSTTSSSTDDPNKTSTSAGAGKETPKSAESEDKDLKETAV